A portion of the Gossypium arboreum isolate Shixiya-1 chromosome 8, ASM2569848v2, whole genome shotgun sequence genome contains these proteins:
- the LOC108470205 gene encoding two-component response regulator-like APRR2: MVCTRNDLSAWKDFPKGLRVLLLDEDTNSAAEIKSKLEAMDYIVYTFCNENEALAAVSSRPESFHVAIVEVCTNSNNGGFKFLETAKDLPTIMTSNIHCISTMMKCIALGAVEFLRKPLSEDKLRNIWQHVVHKAFSVGGDDLSESLKPVKDYVASMLHQQLENGECKHEDLDKIEDASMVHEKDHEPSAVNNKYPAPSTPQLQQGGRLIVNGDCQEHTNCSMEKESGEPDGESKSVETTSGHTIAEVIAPVGQHQKPRETMVKEEADSVDGAKGERTVDSHPQDRVHGEDSCAGAEKPNTVSGLHSSRPNKANRKKLKVDWTTELHKKFVQAVDQLGIDQAIPSRILELMKVEGLTRHNVASHLQKYRMHKRHILPKEDDPRWPRRDQTQRSCHPHKPIMAFPPYHSNPVPVGPVYSMWGAPHPASIQTWGSHGYYHPWQPTESWQWKPYPGVHADAWGCPVMPIPQGNCSTFAQNGYGFHCSSTMDNRSGMPQNSIQHQPAEEVIDEVVKEAINKPWLPLPLGLKPPSTDSVLAELSRQGISTIPPRNQRL, encoded by the exons ATGGTTTGCACTAGAAATGATTTATCAGCGTGGAAGGATTTCCCAAAGGGTCTCAGGGTCCTTCTTCTTGATGAAGACACCAATTCTGCTGCAGAGATAAAATCAAAGCTTGAAGCTATGGATTATATTG TATATACCTTCTGCAATGAAAATGAAGCTCTTGCTGCAGTTTCAAGTAGACCCGAAAGCTTCCATGTAGCCATTGTAGAG GTCTGCACAAATAGTAACAATGGGGGTTTCAAGTTTCTTGAAACTGCTAAGGACTTGCCTACCATTA TGACTTCGAACATTCATTGTATCAGCACGATGATGAAGTGCATAGCT CTTGGTGCAGTTGAGTTTCTTAGGAAACCGCTATCCGAGGATAAACTAAGGAATATATGGCAGCATGTTGTTCATAAG GCATTCAGTGTAGGGGGGGATGACCTTTCTGAATCACTAAAGCCTGTTAAAGATTATGTGGCTTCTATGCTGCATCAGCAATTGGAAAACGGAGAATGTAAGCACGAAGACTTGGATAAAATAGAAGATGCATCCATGGTTCATGAAAAGGACCATGAACCATCAGCAGTAAATAATAAGTACCCGGCTCCTTCAACACCACAATTACAACAGGGAGGAAGATTGATAGTCAATGGAGATTGCCAAGAACATACTAACTGCTCAATGGAAAAAGAGAGTGGAGAGCCGGATGGGGAATCCAAATCTGTCGAAACTACCAGTGGCCATACAATTGCTGAAGTAATTGCACCGGTTGGCCAACATCAGAAACCAAGGGAGACCATGGTAAAAGAGGAGGCTGACTCCGTTGATGGTGCCAAAGGCGAGCGAACTGTGGACTCTCATCCTCAAGACAGAGTACATGGTGAAGATTCCTGTGCTGGTGCCGAAAAGCCAAATACTGTTTCCGGTCTTCATAGCTCACGTCCAAATAAAGCTAATCGAAAAAAATTGAAG GTAGACTGGACAACTGAACTGCACAAGAAATTTGTTCAGGCAGTGGACCAACTAGGAATAGATCAAGCCATCCCTTCCCGAATACTAGAGCTGATGAAAGTAGAAGGCTTGACAAGGCACAATGTAGCTAGTCATCTCCAG AAATATCGAATGCATAAGAGACACATTTTGCCGAAGGAAGATGATCCAAGATGGCCACGAAGAGATCAAACACAAAGGAGTTGTCATCCACATAAACCGATCATGGCCTTCCCTCCGTATCACTCCAATCCTGTTCCGGTTGGTCCAGTCTATTCAATGTGGGGAGCACCTCATCCAGCCAGCATCCAGACGTGGGGCTCGCACGGTTACTACCACCCATGGCAACCAACTGAAAGTTGGCAGTGGAAGCCCTATCCAGGG GTGCATGCTGATGCATGGGGTTGCCCTGTTATGCCCATACCTCAGGGAAATTGCTCGACGTTCGCTCAA AACGGGTACGGATTTCATTGTTCTAGCACCATGGATAACAGAAGTGGCATGCCTCAAAATTCTATCCAACATCAGCCG GCTGAGGAGGTAATTGACGAGGTTGTGAAAGAAGCAATAAACAAGCCATGGTTACCCTTGCCCTTAGGCCTCAAGCCACCTTCTACTGATAGTGTGCTAGCTGAGCTCTCTAGACAAGGCATCTCCACCATCCCTCCTCGCAATCAACGCCTCTAA